In Mangifera indica cultivar Alphonso chromosome 14, CATAS_Mindica_2.1, whole genome shotgun sequence, the DNA window CTGATTCATGCTTCAGTAATACACAGCACAAGCAACCACACAACTGCTAAACCCTTAAATCTggaattttgataataaaataaaatcacccATTATACAAACAAAGCATAAATCAacccagaaagaaaaaaatacactAGTACAGATGTATGTATTCTAATTCATGCATTGTCATCAAAAACCTAGACAGGGTCAGTCAAATAACTTTAAATACGACATAATTTTTCACAATTTGTCAATCTGTCCACTCCAATAAGTTGTATAAAGCAATAGAGttggattttaaaaaaaaaaatcaaatgaaccTTTACACAAACAAAGCATAAATCAACCAAAGAGGAAAGTACAGATTAATCATTAATGTTTTCAATTCATCCCTTGTTATCCAAAATCTAAACGGGGTCATTCAAATAACTTCAAACACGACATAATTTCTCACACTTTGTGAATATGTCCACTTCAATAAGCTGTATAAAGCTATAGAATTGACAATACTCTCTAATTTTCACATTAAATCGTCAAATTTCTAATTTAACACAAACATCGAGCAATGCCTCAAACAAGATTTCACCGCCTATCTCAAATATTCCTGAATCAGATAAGAAAATAGTATGATATAGAAGAAACCTGAGATCGTCCTGGGGGCGACTGATTTGATTCTTGAAACCCTAGTGAGTGAGTGACTGAATCAATGACTCGTTCGTGGGGAGGGAAAGTGGGGAGGCCACTGTATGCcttcaaatgatataaaatacaATGAAAGTTTCTTAAAAGATCATATTTTGCCCTTGCTGTTTTCAAAATTCGCGCTCTTACCAAATATTCTCCTTCCCTTCCTCAAATTTTGACCGTTGGGGGCGAGATGCAttccaattttcaaattttaaatacaaaggGAATCACCAgttgaatttttcttttattaaaaaaataaaattttattataaattaaaaatatattagattatattGATAAGAAATGtcatacatatttattttaaatatataatttatacatatatatataaaatgtatcattatatgattgagtgttattttatttttaatttaaaattattaaattatataataatatattatttgtatacataaattatgtacaaaaaaatatatacatgtaatttattgtatattaatatataataataattattgtgtttgttgtataaaacaaatatttgataatattttatttatatgtttttaatatgatatactatgataattaaagataaaattgtaataaaattaaggttattatccttaataattttgaataactTTGAGAAATATAGCAATTAGATTACtatatattacttgtcatattAGTTTGGTAAAAGATTATCGTAATTTTATAGGTTTGAAGATCTGATTAATACATTTTCGTTCATAATTTTTATGTCTATCGGTCTCAAACTTGAATAAcatttgttcaaattttaagtCGGATAATTCAAAGGATACATTTTTTGTCCAAACTTGTCAAAAGCCCAAATTTTATTTGATccgaaattgaattttttggacAAAATAATCGTCCCAATTGAGAACCCTACTAACTCCCTTACCTTCTACCGTAGCTTGTTTCTATTTGGAGCTTCACTCGGTTGTAAAAAACTCCCACTATTTTGTAACTTTCATTCTATTTATAGCTTGATAACAAGCCTAACCAAAGTAcctaattttttctattttcattttttctcactTGTATATAATTTGCTTTCCCTTTTCACTTTCTTCTCACAAGCACTTCAATTATGGCTGCTCAAGCATTTAATCACTTTGCAATTGCTCTTTCCATGGCCTTAGTTCTTCTTCCCATCCTTACTTTAGCCACACAATTGAATGTGATCGATAATTGTTGGAGGTCTAACTCTAATTGGAGAAACAATCGACAGAAACTTGCTACTTGTTCGATTGGTTTTGTCGGAAAGATGATTGACAATGTTGGTGAGGATATGATCTATTACATAGTCACGAGTTCTAATGATGATCCGTTAAACCCTAAACCTGGAACCTTGAGATACGGAGCCACTTTAATCTCTCAAAAAGTGTGGATCACTTTTCAAAGAGATATGCATATTAAACTTAGGAAACCGCTTCTGATAAGTAGTTTTACCACCATTGATGCTCGTGGTTCACGTATTCATATCTCAGGCATTGGATGTCTCTTGATCTACGaagtaattaatcaataaaattatttaaatagttgAATAAATAGTTACTGTAAACGTGactttactaatattttttttttatcaggcAAATAATGTCATCATTCACGGATTATACATCCACCATTGCCAGCCAGCAGGATCAGGCGCAGTTATTGGTCCAAACTCAAAGATTCTTAATTTGGGAGCAATAGATAGCGATGCAATCAGGTTGGTGGCAGCATCAAAGATTTGGATCGATCACAATACATTATATAAATGTCAAGATGGTCTAATTGATGTCACTTTAAGCTCGACGGATATTACAATCTCCAACAATTGGTTCAAAAATCAAGATAAAGTTATGCTTCTTGGGCACGATGACATGCATGCAAGTGACAAAAACATGAAAGTCACAGTAGTATTCAATCATTTTGGACCTAATTGTAATCAACGAATACCACGGTGATTACTTAGTGAATTTTAGAATTtgattaattctcttttttttcttttttcagccTAAGATTGAGCTTTAACATGAAAATAATGCAGGGTGAGATATGGATTTGTTCATATAGCTAATAACCTATACCAAGAATGGACGAGCTATGCTATTGGGGGGAGCATGAACCCTCAAATTAGAAGTGAAGCCAACTTGTATATCGCCAAAAAATCAGGGCAAAAGGAGGTAATTTCTATAATTCATGCAACTTTACGTAACTAAGATAACATTCCCTTTTACAGGTGAACCTCAACCAATCTagcttgattttattaaatcgAATTAGAGTTAGAAGAATTGGTTCGTTTTTCAAAATACTCCgaatttgagctaaaaaaacttagtttaatttgatttataagttagataaacaattaaatttgattagaatttaatttataatacaatttgagtatatcaaataattattaaaataatatcgttttacccattattgaataaaacaatatcaatttatcaataaattataaacttaagtTACAAATCTGAGTCATGAACTTAAACTGAGTTTTAAACTCCaaacttaaaaatcaaattgaattcaaataactTGCAATTTTGACTTGACAAACTCTAGCCTTCCCATTTTTCAGTCAAATTGAACTTGAGCTCagaaatatttaaattcgatttgatttgtatCCAACCCAATCATATGTGAGGTAACATTATTGGttctgatataataataataatgactaACGACTAATTTAAACAGGTGACATGGCAGTTAGGAAGGTCGTCGAAACTTTATTCAGTGGGGGATATTTTTGAAAACGGTGCTTCTTTTAAAGCAACAGGTTCTGGAAATATACAGCCGAATTACAACGATGAACAGAGATTTCAAGTTGCAGACGCAAATTCTGTACGGGCATTGACAAATGCATCAGGCGTTTTACTCTGCTCGCGGGCACTAAAATGCTGAGTCGCTCACCCGCAAATTTTAAAGGAGACGTTGAgctatttttatttcatttgtgCTGTAAAAGATTTAATTCATTTGCAGCTTATCATCATGTCTGGCTTGATCTCCTTGTTTCTTAGTATAAGCTTGTGAGCTTCAACAGTCTACCTAAAATCAATAAATCTTAACAGTTTTAAAATCTTGCATTTACATCTTGATAATCTTACAATTATTCCCCTAAAACTTGCATCCCGGAGCACTAAACTTTTAAATCTTAATATGACTAATTTCTTCAAACTCCTTAGGTGCTTTGAATATCAAAATATAggagataattgataaatatacaaGTTTAACGATTCCTATCTCAAGCACAAACTTAAGCCTACAACTCCATGCTCATCCAGCTCTAGCCTTGCAATTTATCTTATCAAGCTGAGTTTGAGCAACAACAATACTCGGATAGATTGCAGACCTTGTTTCAAGGCATCCAAGAAATACGTTTGTAGTATTGACTACTTAAACAAATTGACACTTGAATTGTCATCAACTAAAAACAGAACATATCAAACCAATTTCCCTGCCTTGGAAACAAGACAATATTGAATACTGGATTATCAACATTAAATGTCTAGAGTGCTAAAATAGAAGTGCAAACTGTCATGGGAAACTTGCCACTCATCCATTTATTTGATTCCATATGGCCCGAAGGGTAACGACTTTCAGGCCTTAAGGGCTTCCCCGGCTTTGACAAGGTCTTCAAGTGCCTTTGAGATCTGTGCCTCGCTCAAACCTTCCAAACGAATGCCCTTCTCAACACCAAAATCTGTATAGATGATAAAAAGTCGCATAGATGAGATGACAATATTAAAATTCAACTCAAAAGCACAAAGCTAAAGTGGCaagggaaagaaaataataataataatgcactGTTCCTGTAATGTACGCACAACATATAAGCAAACCAAGAATTTCACTACTCAACAAAGATTCAGGTCTCTGAAACAAAAATATAGCAATGTTAacggaaaaagaaaaaaagtataatCTTCACgtttataccattttaaaaCGACCAAGTCTCTTCATTTATTAGGGTGTTTGCTGTGTAGTGTCTAAAATTAGGTAGGCCACTTCTAAGAACTGTTGAAGTATCCCTAACACTTCTGCTCTTCTTAGCATATAATGGTATAAAGTAAAAGCTGTGTCCCACCCactgaagagaaaaatataataacaaaggACAACTTCCATCCCACCACAAGACTCAGACCCTGGCgctaaaaaaattgatttcacAAAATATGAGACACCAACTGAATTCACCGCAAGAAGCTGTACCACAGGAGAAAGTAAAGGTTTGATCTCAAAAGCAAAAGTAGGGAGTGCAATTAGATGGACTCTGTTGCAGATAATCATTGGGGGCTAAGATGTATAAAAGATCTCCAAACCCTAAATGCAAAGCTTAGTCTAACAGGGCAACTCTACAGAGTTAACAGGAAAAGGATGGTTCAATCCTATAGCTTTATTTAGCCACATTAACAACAAGAATTTAATGTGTCTGAGTATGCGTGTGTTCTATATATGCacttgaatttctttttctctaatcACTAACACTGTTCTGAAAAATTTATCAATGGTAAATCAGTTTCACTACCCAAAGTACGAATGACACCATCACTAATCACTTTGCCAAACTGATTCCTTTATAAAATggacttatttataaaatattgtctAACCACTGTGGTTACATTTAATGAgttacaagaaaatatatagaGAAAGCACTAGTGCAATAGCTGGAATCACACTATTACCAATCACTTTGTCAAATTCAGATACAAAAAACAtcaagaataataataaatctgaAGTCTATTGCTTTGGGTTCATAAAGCAACCACATTTCAGCTCAAtcagatttaaataaaaatcttccagcaaaagaaaaaaaaagagaacactACAACCACCTCCACCTCAGTTATTATCTGCATCCAaactataaattaacaaaaattataataatatcttaaaaaacaaagaaacaaaacccataatttcttgtttttcaaaagtctcactaaatttgaagctatcaCATAACTAATTGCATATAAAAGACATTAAAGATCCCTATCACAAGACAACTTTCCggcaaaagaaaacaacaatgaGAGAGTAATATTACCATATCTAGCCCATAACTGGGGCTCAATGCCACTGCATTCACGGATCAAGATTGGcaatttagggtttaaagtcTTGAGATCCTTATAATTCTTCTCCACAAATGATCTATGATAGAGAAAAATTTTGtgggtttagtttaatttttcgATTAAGTAACAATTACTCCAACAAATTTAGAAAATGATTCCAGCAGCCTAGTCGTTAACGAACGagcaaagaaagaaataaaaaaataatacctaGTGGCAGAGCTCGACGGCGAAGTCTGGCACAGTAAGATCCTCAGTTCCTTCATAGCTCGAGATAGATTTCCTCTCCATGCCATCGCTGTCTCAATTGCTGTTTGATCGAACTGGTGAGACTATGTTCAGAGAGGTCGAAAGGCTATGTTGTCAGACTCAGTTTTACAAACCTTCAGGGCTGGAAAACAGAAGGACTTTCTTTTAGTCCTCAATTTTACGGTGATTACCTTGTAGtcctaatatttgaaaaaataacagtttAGTCCTGGGAGGATGTACATTATTGCTAATTAGAGAAAAACaagtacatttttttttattaatttaaaataattcactcATACCAcatcaatatttaaattcatatttataaataatacgtatttttaatatataaatataatggaTGATGTTTGATACCTATTTAATATAGCCTGTCATTTAAGCCCATTATATGAAATGTACGTTGGACCACTTAGGCCCTTTTTATATCAAAAAGCCTCTTTTAATTTcttagaaataatatataaaacgaGAAAtagtatacatatttataataattaaacttttcatCGCGCATTGATTAGTGAAAAAGAGAACAACCTAGGTGAGGGAGAGGACGATCGacaatcaataataataaattatcacaagagaagaagaaaaaataaataaaagaaaaattattatttttaaaattttaaataaaaaattatgtgatttttaagtgtgagaaaaaatatgacaaattttaattttataaatttttaataaataattattttattaataattttaaataaaaattatattataaatagatattttaatttttaaaatttataaatatataatattattattatattaaaactcgGATGAAAAACATAATCCTCAGCCGTTTTAACACGATAGAAGGAATCCAGGCCCGggtgagaaaatgtaattttctcTTCCAAGAGAGTAGCACAGAACTTACACGTGGTGCATTGCACCTTGCACCTAAAAATTGGCTCTGATCCGTCCTCGATCAAATACCAGTACTTTCAATTATTACAGATCTCAATTCTGAGGTGCATGAATGAACATACAACGGCGTGCATGTTAAACGTTgctaaaacttaaaattaagggggtgtttggtttggataatgtttgattactaaaatagaaagattaccttgaagatagattacttagaagattactaggtataaatgattactatatttgataaaatttgataagtataaataattattgtgtttggttaaaagtaataaaagattactagtaaaatattttacttaaatgcccttgaatataattatttttaaatatttttatattatttatcatattaattaaaaataaatttatttttatctcaaaaaattaataaataataatttttctataataaactcaagattactccagtaatctttaaatacctaaggtgaaggtggtaatcagattaccacctatattacctgccacgtcagcattggtaatagaagattactgtaatcttttattactgacaaaccaaacaagggaataaaagatagattatcaaggtaatcttaaaaacctttaaccaaacgcatTGTAAGGGTGCATTCggttaaaggtttttaagagtactttagtaatctatcttttattcccttgtttggtttgttatataggtggtaatctgattgtcgccttcaccttaggtatttaaagattatttgggtaatcttgagtttattatagaaaaattattatttattaattttttgagataaaaataaatttatttttaattaatatgataaataatataaaaatatttaaaaataattatattcaagggcatttaagtaaaatattttactagtaatcttttattacctttaaccgaacacaataattatttatacctatcaaattttatcaaacatagtaatcatttatacccagtaatcttctaagtaatctatcttcaaggtaatttttctattttaataataaaaaattacacaaatcaaacgccccctaaaggGCATCGTGGTAGGGACGAAAAGGTAGGTCCCGCAACATGAATATAGCAATTTGACGTGATCGGACGGTTCATGTCGTTCTCATCTCCTTGATCGTAACGTAGAATTAATAAATGGGCCATATTTCCGAATATGGCAATATTTATATCACGTGCCTCTCAAGCTTCTCGCATCTTTTCCACCTTACACGTGTCCACCTCGCTTGATTTAGATGCCGTTTAATTtcattagtattatttattttgtttgccCTCCCTTAAATGCATTTAAtaatgaagatttttttttattacaaatgaTCCCATTTGACATCATTagcatataatttaatattttataaattatttatttattattaattataaaattacataagatataattattttaattaatattatcaatttgaatattaatgataatatattattatataatttatttttaatttaaaattatttattatacaataatatataattatgaaaaccaaataaatactaattttaagtggatataaatttatttaatatttcaaatttcaatattattttttgatatagttatttttaaagtttattttttttctatgtaaatgtagaaataaaaaatcaataaaagtatttaaaaaaagagttgaaatagaaaataaaaataattaaagactttttaatttttaaatacttagCCACCGTCCTCGGGAGGAAATGATCCAATCAACAGCAGGCTTTAGATCATGAAGGTGATGTAGAAACTGTCATCGTACGATGTCATGCCACGTGGGCATGCACGTGGAAGGCTGACAAACCTTGGACGGTGGGCATTTTGTAGGTTAGTCATTTGTCTTGTCCCCTGCCAACAACATTTGAATTTTGAACTTGCAAGTTATCATTATGATTTATCTATTTAAGGGTTTATGCGTTCTCTTCTTCAATCAACTTCAATATCCTTTACTTGGAGACCCCATCATGAAATGTTATTCTCAAATCTTTTTACTGAGATAGCTCAGTTGTAAGATTTTATTTAAGCCAAATggctatttttcatccaaaatttaatacaaatctaattttttatctgttaattatcaaaattttaaatattatattatctgttaaactttattattactattaaaggtaaaattattatttaataaaaatctttaatttatcatatttttacttaaatttaaaaattgataatttcccTCTCATATTCCCCTCACtcagagtttgaaaaatgactatttctccaTTAGGGTTTACATTTTCTCCTTTGTCACTTCTTTGACCATCAAAACCAACCAATGTCCACCCTCCCATCTTCAAGACAAGGACGAATCGTTAGTCAATGATTCGTCGATCAGGATCTATGCGACACACAGATCATGTTGATAGATTTGTGCATCAACCGACACATAGATCAATTCGACAAAAGCTTAAACTCTTTGTTCGATTGACCTATGTGTAGGTCAATGCATGGATCCTTGTCAACAAATTGTTGGTTGACCTCCTATTGATCAATGATTTGTCCTTATCCGAGAGATGGGATAGTGGAGGTTGGTCAATTCTGGTTGTCGGATAAACAACAATGAAGAAAATGCAAACCATAGGggaaaatacttattttttaaactttgggtgagaggaaggttttgggggggggggggggggggtggggggattttttgtttttaaatcttagggagaaaatgtgataaatttatatttttttcaaatatttttattaaatgatgattttacccctgataataacagtaaaatttaacagatatgtgaatatttggatttttgatagTTGACAAGTGAAAAATTgggtttgcaccaaaccttaggtgaaaaatagtcatttggccttttatttacAATgatacattttaatttattcaactaACTAGTCTAGTTGAAAATCGATAATATATCTAATATGATTTATGATAAAAACAtgttttaactattaaattagataaaaactATCCCAATGTTGAATTAGGTAAATTATGTTGAGTTATGATTTAGTTATTAGATTAAACCAATCTGACTATCATATTAACTTCAACATGGTTAAATTTGTATTCAAATGTTTAATTATAACATGTTGATTTTCTTGGTTCATCGAATTAGTTGGATTGATTAAATCGCAAACCATTTATTGATTGAATCTAAGGTCCTCcgatttaagtttaattaataCTTGATAAATATAGAGAGATAAAGAGAACaaagatttataaatagttATATCTATTCCAGATTTATAGTGacattaaaaaatacaaataaatatttttatttgaatttagttaaatataaatcaacttCACAAACCCAGAAgctttttaaaagaaaaaaaaccatttaTAAATAAGGTAAGATTCTATTCAAATTAAGGTTTAATTTGTAATCAattggaatttaaaaaaatatccactatttttattaaagtgaaataacaatttatcgcataaattataatttttttttccacttttaGTTCAGTATGCTCATACGAGATAGATACCAAAGttattaaagaaatttgagattaaaatggtaaatgaaaaaaacattgcggacaatttaatattttaaaaataatattatgtgtacctattttgaatatataaataaatatatatttaatgtatatcatttatataattgaatattatactTACATATATGACTAAACAGGAggatatgtataatattaaattaaaattgaatcacTTTCATACACCATATGCTATAACAAATGtgtccatttttttttttggttgtatttTGGTGTTACGCATGCATtgtaaacttataatattttgaaaacaaagaAGTCTAAGTTCAATATATGTTTCGAATCTATTCTCCCAAATTGCCTACTTGGTTTTCCTCAtgattccaaaaaaaaaaaattaaagtgataataatatttaaaaatagcgaatattcatttttttaacaggatcaaatttttatatttttttataaaataaaataaatttttattataatctataaaatgtattaaattaattattttatttttaatataaaaatttgaaaatttaatttgtgtaagaagaaaaaaacaaagttaattccttttcataaaaaaaaaaaatcatttgatattttaaaatatctttatccCCATAATTAGATGTCAAATTTACAATTTGGGCCCTTCTATTCtctctatatattttaaacattatcttttaaaaattatataatgtatGGTTcgatttatcatattatataaattttaaattattttttaatcttgtaaattttttttttggcaaatcaTTTATAATGGACTCACAAGTTTTTCCTAAGACCTTCGATACGGCAAGTAAAATTGCAGACGGTGTCACGGAGATTGTGCTTTTCCGAGCCAGTGAGCCGTCCAAGTTGGATGTGACCGGGATATGTGACTGGAGCAACAATTTCCTACATTCCTTTGATTCTGTTGCTTTTACGTGAAGGCACAATGTCTTCGGACACGTGTCGCTTCATGCATTGTGATGCTTGTAGGATTCATTTACTTGTTGCCGCCACCATCAGACACGTGTCCTTTGTCATCTTGCTGTTCCACTGGCTATCTTCTACTTCACTATTACATTGCCCGAATGGCaatatttcttttcaattctttgaaaattttatttatta includes these proteins:
- the LOC123195570 gene encoding NADH dehydrogenase [ubiquinone] 1 alpha subcomplex subunit 2; this encodes MAWRGNLSRAMKELRILLCQTSPSSSATRSFVEKNYKDLKTLNPKLPILIRECSGIEPQLWARYDFGVEKGIRLEGLSEAQISKALEDLVKAGEALKA
- the LOC123195569 gene encoding pectate lyase 1-like, with translation MIDNVGEDMIYYIVTSSNDDPLNPKPGTLRYGATLISQKVWITFQRDMHIKLRKPLLISSFTTIDARGSRIHISGIGCLLIYEANNVIIHGLYIHHCQPAGSGAVIGPNSKILNLGAIDSDAIRLVAASKIWIDHNTLYKCQDGLIDVTLSSTDITISNNWFKNQDKVMLLGHDDMHASDKNMKVTVVFNHFGPNCNQRIPRVRYGFVHIANNLYQEWTSYAIGGSMNPQIRSEANLYIAKKSGQKEVTWQLGRSSKLYSVGDIFENGASFKATGSGNIQPNYNDEQRFQVADANSVRALTNASGVLLCSRALKC